Genomic window (Primulina eburnea isolate SZY01 chromosome 8, ASM2296580v1, whole genome shotgun sequence):
GTCGTAGCCATGATTAGTGTCCCTATAACGGTTATTCCAATAGCTAACCATCTTTCTTGATCCCCCACAATGATGTAACATATAGCAAGAAAGGCAACTGAAATAAACGCACAAGCCAACCACATAAGCTTGTTGATAACGGTCATCAGAAGTTTCTTCGCCTCCTTCTCAACAACTACCACAGATGTCTGAACGACAACGACAGCTAATGATATGAACAGTGCCAGAGAGTCAGATATCAAGAAAATCGAGAATTCGAGTCTTGGTGCGATGTTAGCTTCTCCGAGAGAAGACCCTGGaggaacttcagtttgttcatcggCGTATTGACCGGGGAGAGTAAAGATGGCAGCAAAAGCAACGGTGGCAATCAAAACAGCAACCACAGTTGTTGAAGTTATTGCATTGTTAAGCCCTTCTGTTTGCATTTTGTCAAGCCTTTTGGCTATACCACGAACCTTTCTTCCAGTTTGGCGTGTGTGCTCGATCTGGTCATGAACTTCATGTTTTATGTCGCTTACGGTTTGTTTCAGCTCTCTGACCGCACTTTTTGGTGGTTGAGTAATTAAGGACTTTGCACTCTTAACACCATACTCCTGTAGGATACTTACAATCTCTACATGCCCAGTTTTTTCAGCCGTATCAAAAGCAGTCTCCCCAGATTTGTTCATGGCATCTTTTTTAAGTTCTTTGTGCTTCAATAGAGTTTCAACAATCTGCATGATTTGGGTTCAGAATTAGCTATATTTTGCACATAGGTATGGCTCTAAATGTAAAATACAAAGTTTAGCAAGACGGAGCCTTACAGAAGTCCAGATACATGCAAGTTTACATGACAACTTATTACTATTATTGTTATGATCGTCGTCGTCGTCATTGTTGCCCTCTTAAAATTTATATCGACTCACCTAATGTGACTCAAACCTAAGGAGAATATCTTCAAAACAAACAGCTTTATAACAGAGTGATTTGGTCGGAAATTTACATCATTCATATGATTCTGTGATTCGTATCTTCTGCTATAAGCTTGATTCCTTCTTCCTTAAAACTATACGAGCAATGATGTGCACACTTTGTGTGTATGACTTGATATCAAgaaaattacttttattgttttatgtatgtattaaattaaaagtttgttgaaatctttattttaagaatttcattgtagttttttttttttttggaaagataaaatttacatataaactAATAGAGAAAAATTACACCCcattaaaattgaaaattttatgattgaatataattctttgattgataatattttaatagTAATGATTTTGGGAATCTTTAATTGGGGATGGGTTATTTTTCAAACGTTATACTTGGTGTCCTCTTCATATCCATCCTTTCACTTTCACTCGAGTTGAGACTTATATTTGAAGTCTATGGTTAGAGTATTGAATTGGTTTCCACGAAATGATTTCCCTAAGTGAAATACAAAAATATAGAGTTGTTTCCCAAAAATACCATCGTTTTTTTATGACAAGTTTTTATAACACACTTTCGGAGAAGTGTTTTTAAAGGGTGCTCTTACATAGAAAGAGATAACATACGAAAAATAAGCATACCTGCAGTCGACCCTTCCTCGTGGCAATGTGCAATGCTGAATTTCCCTTCCCGTCGACAATATTAAGTAAAGTATCATCTGATGCAAGAAGCTCAACAACCGTGTTAGCATTAGTTCCCTTGACAGCCATATGAAGAGCTGTCTGTCCCTTCTTATCGACCCATGTCGCGATTCCTTTCTCTTTGCTTAAAATGGCCTTGATCACCTCAAGATGGCCGTTTCGTGCAGAAGAATGCAAGGCAGTTTTACCATTATTTCTCGCTATGGTGGCAAGACTGCTATTTCTATCCAACAGAAACTTGACCACCTCAACATGACCTTGTGCTGCAGCCGTATGAAGGGCTGTAGCATTTGATTGATCCACTGTCGCTAGAAGTTGGGGAATGGCGTCAATTAGGACCTTTAGAACTTCTGTTATAAAAAAGAACTTTCAAGATTACACTAACCAACATATTAGGTCTAAGTAATAACAAATTTTTCGATCTAACTTCGAGGGATCTTAACACGATCCTTAGTGACAGACCAGACAAATGCACGAAGCGTAAAAGGTGATGAATAACCGCCATGTATCAAAGATTATATGTTGATTTTTTAGAGCTAaatataaaacaaaaacaagaaaaCACAAAGGATCACATGACACCAGATAGATTTGTGTGATTCAGCCATAGAGACCCTGCATCATGGCAAGATGCTTAAACAGTTAAACTTAAACTCTATTAATCTCTCTTAGTATATATTACCATATAGGCGATATATAAAATCATTTAACATCATATAGGATTTCTAACAAGAACGAAAGAAACGCTTACCCAATCCACCAATCTTGGCAGCGATATGAAAAGCATCGTAACCATTCTTGGCCTTGATTGCAGCAGAACCGACATCATAGTACTTTATCAGCTCCTTAACCAGATCAACATAGTCACATTCAGAAGCTACATAAAGCGCCGTTTCGCCCGATTGGTTCTGTTTAGATaacaattcttttaattcatcTTCCTCACTGTTGCTAAGTATCTCCAAAACCACTTCCAAATCCCCTTCTCTTACGGCCGAATGTAACGCCGTATCATCTCGTTTTCGAGTTAACTGTTTCTTCATCTGCTTTTTATGGAAGCTTTGTTGCGTAGCTAAAGCCTCCATTTTAAACTAATCAATCAAAGTTCAAGGTTCAATAGTCCAAattgcaatcaaaatcctttcTTTCTTCTTTAACCTTTTAGGAATCAAGCCCGGATCAAATTTCACATCTAGAAACCAAAAATCAACACAAAATCTCAGGCTTACACTTaaatagcaaaaaaaaaaaaaacaaaaccccACCAAGAAAGCAGGAGCAATATCTGATTCAGTATAATCAATCCATGGAAGACCAGATGACAAGAGATATCTCACCTGAAGTTTACAAGAAATAGATTTTAATTGAAAATCTTTGAGCCCAATTGAAATATATTGAATGTAAACTGGAAGCTGGCAAACTTTTTGGAGAGAGGAAACTAATAAAGAATCATTTACAAGAGGTAAAGGTGGAGTAAAGAGTATAATGACCTGATACAAGTGGAATCTTGCTGCAATTAAAGCTTAAtatgtaattattaaatcaGATAATTTGgtttaatttaattcaaaatttcatgtTATTACATAAAACTATTTAGTTGGAGTAATAAAGAGTTAGttatcaaaataataatttacttAATAGAGCATAGACGGTCTCATGGATCCGGGCAACTCttatcatatttacaataataaataatatttttgacaaaaaaaataatCTTTTTTTGTTAGtgatctaaataaaatatttatttcacaaaattgaGTCGTGAGAACATCTAACAAATGTTTTTTGCTGATTGACACGGGCAATTGCATCACAAAAATTCAATTCTATCTTTCAAACGGAAAAAGACTAATTACCTGCCCATGATTCGATAAATAATCATGATTATACTTTATTTAAGAGCTTGATTTTGACATGATTAGGATTTGTACCCATAAAAAAGAGGGAAAAAAAAGTTGTGCATAATGACCAGTCCATTATtctaaaaattgatatttcaaatCTTTCATACATAAAAAAGTGTGGGTATAAATGAAcacatttattttcaaaattatagcAATTTATATATTAAAGCAATCATTAGTATTTTTTTCCTAAAATTTGCACCATGAGTCCATGACATagttaaatttttaaaactattttttaTGTACAATATCTcttgttttttaaaatttttaattatcaatATGTATAAATAAAAGTTAATGTAtacattgaaaattttaaaacctgtatttttacacaaaaatcaatttgaaattcatttagttagtacaatatattatgatttatgaaagtataaaatgaaaatatatgtatatgtatatacgCATCACTTGGGCCCTTGGCCGTTGACTGTGAGGGTTAACATACTGAAGTAAAGGTCAAGGATGCCTGCTAATTGTGGTACGTGGACTCCCACGCGTGGAAAACGTTaagttttcataaaaataatatttttcatgagttgAGTCGAATTAgagatataaaaataatttttatataaaaaataacattttctatGAGTTGTGTCGAATTGGAGAACCGTGAAATGTGAATCGATCTCACAATAATTTTTGTGTATTATAAATTGTGTTAAAggactttttttatttttaaaaatgtgcTCGaaggaatttatttatttatttttttagagaAAAGCCCAATGTATAATAAATTTTACCTAAACACAAAAGGGCGATGTTGTTTCCTTTTTGTACGCTGATTCACTAACTTTGTAGTTATATTATTTTTGATAAATTGTTTTTtagaaattatttaataatactttaaaaacaaattatttaataaaaatatgtattgATAATTTGAACACGTTTTTAATATGAAGTGTGTTATATGTACAATAGTATTtcgttaaaaatttaatttatcaaaATCTTATGATACATTGAATATAAAATCTCATAATATAATAGTAAAATCTCACGATAATTGATGTAAATAATGTTATACAATATTTTTGTTTACCTTTAGTACCATCCTTTGATATTATGTCCAAATTTGGAAGATGCGATAATGTGTAAAAGAGATTTAAGCCCATCAATTGAATGAAAATTATGAATTAGTAGAAATACATATGGAGATAACATGCATAAGCAAATAtgtagtaataatatttattgtcTTGAAATAGTTTTAGGTGTTTGACTGAGCTTATAAGATGCTTTagaactttgaaattatgaaattttgtttgataaattttttttttaaaaaaaaacaacttaTAACATGTCAAAATAAAT
Coding sequences:
- the LOC140839858 gene encoding ankyrin repeat-containing protein At5g02620-like, with protein sequence MEALATQQSFHKKQMKKQLTRKRDDTALHSAVREGDLEVVLEILSNSEEDELKELLSKQNQSGETALYVASECDYVDLVKELIKYYDVGSAAIKAKNGYDAFHIAAKIGGLEVLKVLIDAIPQLLATVDQSNATALHTAAAQGHVEVVKFLLDRNSSLATIARNNGKTALHSSARNGHLEVIKAILSKEKGIATWVDKKGQTALHMAVKGTNANTVVELLASDDTLLNIVDGKGNSALHIATRKGRLQIVETLLKHKELKKDAMNKSGETAFDTAEKTGHVEIVSILQEYGVKSAKSLITQPPKSAVRELKQTVSDIKHEVHDQIEHTRQTGRKVRGIAKRLDKMQTEGLNNAITSTTVVAVLIATVAFAAIFTLPGQYADEQTEVPPGSSLGEANIAPRLEFSIFLISDSLALFISLAVVVVQTSVVVVEKEAKKLLMTVINKLMWLACAFISVAFLAICYIIVGDQERWLAIGITVIGTLIMATTLGTLCYWVIMHRIEASNLRNRRLSARNSRSQSYSMSMIVSDEEIPEDDFKKLYAL